The following proteins are co-located in the Haloplanus sp. HW8-1 genome:
- a CDS encoding ArsR/SmtB family transcription factor, which yields MSGLLPSQLEGDVSAEGDGELRVLSLTDDDADDLIGSISSETARSILAALEESPATASELAENVSTSLQNVRHHLGNLEEVGLVEVADTRYSVKGREMKVYAPTEDSLVVCVGSDANKERFLDSLERFVGVLGLLAVGAVAIQRAFGAGVVDLGGPGTTPRVGDGVGSAAGPLLGLVPPGLAFLAGGLLVVAVLAVWNQYDR from the coding sequence GTTACCGTCACAGTTGGAAGGGGACGTGAGCGCGGAGGGAGACGGGGAACTCCGCGTGCTGTCCCTGACCGACGACGACGCCGACGACCTCATCGGCTCAATCTCGTCGGAGACGGCCCGTTCGATCCTGGCCGCCTTGGAAGAGAGCCCCGCGACGGCGTCGGAACTCGCCGAAAACGTATCGACCTCCCTCCAGAACGTCCGCCACCACCTCGGCAACCTCGAGGAGGTCGGCCTCGTCGAGGTCGCGGACACACGCTACTCCGTGAAGGGACGCGAGATGAAGGTGTACGCGCCGACCGAGGACTCGCTCGTCGTCTGCGTCGGATCGGACGCGAACAAAGAGCGGTTTCTCGACTCGCTAGAGCGGTTCGTCGGCGTTCTCGGGCTCCTTGCGGTGGGTGCAGTCGCGATCCAGCGAGCGTTCGGCGCGGGCGTCGTCGACCTCGGGGGCCCCGGGACGACGCCTCGGGTCGGCGACGGCGTCGGGAGTGCGGCCGGCCCCCTCCTCGGCCTCGTGCCCCCTGGTCTCGCCTTCCTCGCCGGCGGCCTCCTGGTTGTCGCCGTCCTGGCCGTCTGGAACCAGTACGACCGCTGA